In Daphnia magna isolate NIES linkage group LG5, ASM2063170v1.1, whole genome shotgun sequence, a single genomic region encodes these proteins:
- the LOC116922315 gene encoding nucleoporin p58/p45 isoform X2, protein MSFNLSSNQPSQPSTFGAQTFGAQSFGNPAPSSSSFSFGTVPATSSAAPFSFGTSTAPQQAGGFQLGATNTSSAGSFGFGSTPQATQAFSFSSVPSNTATATTSGTGATFGFGGFNATGFGLGSVSSAPLSGLSTNVISTTTTAPSLGLGGINSTPFGGDPAASNSQGKSDSKAFNEMPVPAEITQSVEEFKKHVKQQKAKKDEVSRGSSKAPEKVGEEVETLKNILSNLANNIQQHSALVHKLKHDVALEIKNAEIAQRTKETAPSMQLDNTSPLEYFVRLVADFEQRMQFYKQQIEDTERNLLAMSKQQALTPQELMGTMKKLHEAFVLLAGRVHMIHTTLQNYKDDYLTYRRRVLNDPTDIFASKSHVSSKSSLVSQLNKIGSGPSPFGGFFGSSAQSLQSANSSFQLQSPPPGNKRNKR, encoded by the exons TCCTGCACCATCAAGTTCCTCGTTCTCTTTTGGTACTGTCCCAGCAACTAGCAGCGCTGCACCGTTTTCGTTTGGAACCTCTACTGCTCCTCAGCAAGCCGGAGGTTTCCAATTAGGAGCAACCAATACATCTTCAGCGGGTAGTTTTGGCTTTGGATCAACACCACAAGCTACACAAGCTTTCAGTTTTTCAAGTGTTCCTTCAAACACTGCAACTGCCACAACATCAGGGACAGGAGCTACCTTTGGATTTGGAGGATTTAATGCAACAG ggtTTGGATTGGGCTCAGTATCAAGTGCACCTTTATCTGGGCTTTCTACCAATGTCATATCAACTACAACAACAGCACCTTCTCTTGGCCTTGGGGGTATTAATTCCACACCATTTGGAGGTGATCCTGCTG CATCAAACTCACAAGGAAAATCTGATTCCAAAGCTTTTAACGAAATGCCAGTTCCTGCTGAGATAACTCAATCAGTAGAAGAGTTCAA AAAGCAtgtgaaacaacaaaaagctaaaaaagaTGAGGTCAGTCGAGGAAGTAGCAAAGCCCCAGAAAAGGTTGGCGAAGAAGTTGAGACGTTGAAGAATATCCTGTCCAATTTGGCCAATAACATTCAGCAGCATTCTGCCCTGGTTCACAAACTGAAGCATGATGTAGCACTC gaaataaaaaatgcggAAATTGCACAGCGCACCAAAGAAACAGCGCCAAGTATGCAACTGGATAACACCTCGCCCCTAGAATACTTTGTGCGCTTAGTGGCCGATTTCGAACAGCGGATGCAGTTTTACAA GCAACAAATCGAGGATACAGAAAGAAATCTATTGGCCATGAGCAAGCAACAAGCGTTAACACCTCAAG AATTGATGGGAACGATGAAAAAGCTGCACGAAGCTTTCGTTTTGTTGGCTGGACGTGTCCATATGATTCATACTACGCTTCAAAACTACAAAGACGATTATTTGACATACAGACGGCGAGTTTTGAATGATCCAACTGATATTTTTGCATCAAAGAGCCATGTCTCTTCCAAATCGTCACTGGTTAgccaattaaacaaaattggaagTGGGCCGTCTCCATTTGGAG GTTTTTTTGGTAGCTCTGCGCAGTCGTTGCAGTCAGCCAATTCCAGCTTCCAGTTGCAAAGCCCGCCCCCTGGCAATAAAAGGAACAAGCGCTAA
- the LOC116922315 gene encoding nucleoporin p58/p45 isoform X1: MSFNLSSNQPSQPSTFGAQTFGAQSFGNPAPSSSSFSFGTVPATSSAAPFSFGTSTAPQQAGGFQLGATNTSSAGSFGFGSTPQATQAFSFSSVPSNTATATTSGTGATFGFGGFNATGFGLGSVSSAPLSGLSTNVISTTTTAPSLGLGGINSTPFGGDPAASNSQGKSDSKAFNEMPVPAEITQSVEEFKKHVKQQKAKKDEVSRGSSKAPEKVGEEVETLKNILSNLANNIQQHSALVHKLKHDVALEIKNAEIAQRTKETAPSMQLDNTSPLEYFVRLVADFEQRMQFYKQQIEDTERNLLAMSKQQALTPQELMGTMKKLHEAFVLLAGRVHMIHTTLQNYKDDYLTYRRRVLNDPTDIFASKSHVSSKSSLVSQLNKIGSGPSPFGGTSDPLSRTLNHLSSSVQSSGGTSGGLSFGSSLANSSSVLPSSSAGSLTFGTPSRSAGFFGSSAQSLQSANSSFQLQSPPPGNKRNKR, encoded by the exons TCCTGCACCATCAAGTTCCTCGTTCTCTTTTGGTACTGTCCCAGCAACTAGCAGCGCTGCACCGTTTTCGTTTGGAACCTCTACTGCTCCTCAGCAAGCCGGAGGTTTCCAATTAGGAGCAACCAATACATCTTCAGCGGGTAGTTTTGGCTTTGGATCAACACCACAAGCTACACAAGCTTTCAGTTTTTCAAGTGTTCCTTCAAACACTGCAACTGCCACAACATCAGGGACAGGAGCTACCTTTGGATTTGGAGGATTTAATGCAACAG ggtTTGGATTGGGCTCAGTATCAAGTGCACCTTTATCTGGGCTTTCTACCAATGTCATATCAACTACAACAACAGCACCTTCTCTTGGCCTTGGGGGTATTAATTCCACACCATTTGGAGGTGATCCTGCTG CATCAAACTCACAAGGAAAATCTGATTCCAAAGCTTTTAACGAAATGCCAGTTCCTGCTGAGATAACTCAATCAGTAGAAGAGTTCAA AAAGCAtgtgaaacaacaaaaagctaaaaaagaTGAGGTCAGTCGAGGAAGTAGCAAAGCCCCAGAAAAGGTTGGCGAAGAAGTTGAGACGTTGAAGAATATCCTGTCCAATTTGGCCAATAACATTCAGCAGCATTCTGCCCTGGTTCACAAACTGAAGCATGATGTAGCACTC gaaataaaaaatgcggAAATTGCACAGCGCACCAAAGAAACAGCGCCAAGTATGCAACTGGATAACACCTCGCCCCTAGAATACTTTGTGCGCTTAGTGGCCGATTTCGAACAGCGGATGCAGTTTTACAA GCAACAAATCGAGGATACAGAAAGAAATCTATTGGCCATGAGCAAGCAACAAGCGTTAACACCTCAAG AATTGATGGGAACGATGAAAAAGCTGCACGAAGCTTTCGTTTTGTTGGCTGGACGTGTCCATATGATTCATACTACGCTTCAAAACTACAAAGACGATTATTTGACATACAGACGGCGAGTTTTGAATGATCCAACTGATATTTTTGCATCAAAGAGCCATGTCTCTTCCAAATCGTCACTGGTTAgccaattaaacaaaattggaagTGGGCCGTCTCCATTTGGAG GCACTTCAGATCCGCTATCTCGAACGTTGAATCATCTCTCCAGCTCTGTTCAAAGTTCTGGTGGTACTAGTGGAGGTCTGAGCTTTGGCTCCTCGTTAGCTAATAGTAGTTCTGTTCTGCCGAGTAGTAGCGCAGGTAGTCTAACCTTCGGGACGCCAAGTCGGTCGGCAG GTTTTTTTGGTAGCTCTGCGCAGTCGTTGCAGTCAGCCAATTCCAGCTTCCAGTTGCAAAGCCCGCCCCCTGGCAATAAAAGGAACAAGCGCTAA